The segment TTCAAccctcctgtgttctctctcgtGCTTAATCCATTGCCTAATCTACAAGAGAACCAAGTGTGATTTCTGCATGCAGTCGACAGTTTGGGCGCTCAAAAGGTGGGGTACGAGAAACGAGGCCAGTGAAGATGTTTTGATGGAAGGAACAACGCTCATATTGACCCTGTTAAAGGCACGATCTCGAAAGTGTCAAGAACCACAACCTAGAAACCTCATTCCTTCGACTGCAGCTGTTGTGAAAACAGAAAAACCTCTCAGTCAACTGCCTGCAGTCCACATGACAGGAGACGTCCTGATTTCTCAGGAGCCTGTGATTGGTGGGTCTTGGGATTACCATATAGACAAGGCAAATATTGAAGTCCCTTTCCCTCCCCGAAACCAGTTCATCTTCTTAAAGACACAGCCTACATTTTCATCCACAACGCAGTGCATTAAAGCCCATTCTCACAACTGTAATGACCAGCTAAAGTCGAGAGACTATCCATGCACGCGTAACAAAGTGGATTGATGCGAATGACTATAGCAGAATTCCATAGATCTTCTGTAACAGAATGTCACTGTTATAGCCCTTTTTTTTAGCATGATCTAGATCCTATGCTCTTTAGGGACAGTGCATtgcacactgcagagagaggccCAAGAGATCATGTAATGGTGCCAGAGATGTGTTAACACAGATGTTCAGTCATACATTTCACTGAAGCAGAACACAAAAAAATTCTCTCCCGATGTCATAGCTTAGTGGAGTATCTTGTTTTGATCTCAAACACTTTAAGTTAGTTTGTTTCTATGAATTATAGATCATTTACATCTTGCCTCATGCATTGTGCTGGCTTGGTTGAAGAACTCTCGGCAGCAGGACCGCCATTTGAAGCTTCTCTCTTATGTCACACTCCACTAGGTGGTGTTTCACTCACTACGTTCTCTCTGCAAGCTCCTATTTTCAACACTACTCTTCACTCTCACCTTACTTCTCTGcaacctctcatcccccctcaacatcctctttcctcccccttgCGTGCTAGCccacctctatttctctccctccgtcGCAGTAGCAGTGACATCACGTTCACGATGAGCCACTGCCCTACTTAcaaagtagagagggagggaaggagaggagagagagagatggagatctaTAAATAGCATTTTCAGCTGATGGATATTGTTGGCGAGGGGGATGGAGAGTACGAGGGATGGGACCCACAAAAGACTGCTTACACGTTCATGCATGAAATACACAAGATACAATTAATGCATTTTTGTTACGAAGGGGAATGTATGAACATTCTATGTTTGTTTCTGTGTAGACTGGACCTTAAGACTTAATATCTATAAGAGAACTATGGCCAGACTTTGACCAGTACCCTCTGTTTGTGTCTTCATCAGCTGTGCGTTTTGGCCGTATCCCTAagagggagaagcagaggcttCTGGATGAGATGCAAAGCTACATGAACAGCCTGAATGAGTCTGCCACCATGGACATAGAGTCCTCCCCCGTCTCCGAAGCCCCTCCCAGCCCAGCAGAGGTTCCTTCTAAAGAGGCCATCTCGCGGGCCTATCAGGACATCTCTTCCAGCAGCCAAGACAGGGCAGCCAAGAGTGAACTCAACATCACCAATTTACCAACAACATCTCTGTTCAAGAGCAACACATCTCAGGAGACCAGCTACACCAATGGCTCCTCCCACCTCGGCTCTGACTCCACCCAGGGGTACCAGTCCTGTCCTGCAGGCCTTGCCCCTCACTGCCCAGACACCAATGACAACCACCATACGTTCCCCTCTGTGGACAAAAGTCGCTATAGTTGCCCCACTGCTTTGTCCAATCATGACCACGGGCAGTCTAATGTGGGCACAACTCAACGGGGCAGCTCGGCCAATCACAACAGTTTCTCCATGAAGGAAGAGACCCAAGAGCCGCAAACTCAGACATCCTGTCCATGGAAATTAGCTGCTGGAACCAAAGTGCTGGTGAGTAAACCAAGAGTCGTTAGAAAGTTGTTATGAAGCTTTACATATGTGATGtttaaattattatatatattttttaaacagtaTAGTATGGATTTGAAtctaactttctctctctatccctcaggCCTGTCCTCTCAATGCGTGTCCTGTATCTGCGGCCAGTCGTTCTGGACAGCAGATATGGGAGTCTTTCTCCCAGTGTTTCACCCCGGCAGTGAGGGAAGTGGTGGAGTTTGCAAAGGGTATCCCTGGCTTCCAGGAGCTCAGCCAGCACGACCAGGTCATGCTGCTCAAATCAGGCACCTTCCAGGTAATAACCGCTTAAAGTAGTCTATTTTtttgtccaggactaggctttACCTGTACTCAGGAAACTGGCCCTAAATCCAATTATTTCAGCTGTGAAAATAGAAATACGAAAAGGACAAAACGCCTTAATTCTCTCTCCCAATAAATGTAATCCCGATCGACTAACCTTCCACTGGGTCTTCTGTCTCGGTCAGGTGTTGATGGTGAGGTTTTGTACAATGTTTAACCCTGAGGAGCGGACGGTGACCTTCCTGAATGGCCAGACGTACCCTCTGTCCACCCTGCGGGCGCTGGGGATGGGGGCGCTGCTCGACGCCATCTTTGACTTCAGTGAGAAGCTGGGAACTCTGAGGCTGGAGCCTGATGAGATGGCTCTGTTCATGGCCGTGGTGCTGGTCTCTGCAGGTGAGGGGGGGAAATTGCCATTGAATTCATCACTAAAGCAGTGTCAATATGAACAACATGGCATGAGGAAGTCATAGAAGAGATGTAGATCTTAAATGGTATGATAAGAAAATGTGACCGAGTAAGAGCATAACGATAAACCGACAAGTTGTGCAGACATCCATAGATAGATAGCTATTGTGTCTCTCAAACAagctctcaccctctcttcttgTCTCCTTAGACCTTTCTGGCATCATTGATATGGGGGCAGTAGAACAGCTCCAGGAGGGGTTAATCCGTGCCCTGCATTCCCTCATCCACTGCCGTCGTCCCGACGAGAGTGCGTCCATCTTCCCCAAGCTGCTCCTGCACTTGCCCGACCTGCGCACCCTCAACAACCTGCACTCCGACAAGCTGCTGGCCTTCCGGATTGACTCGTGAAcagccctgaacacacacacacacagcaattcaGAACTCACcgaccaccaccactctctcaGGGCAAGACTTCCCAGGAGATTGAGGAACACTGACTTGGGCAatcaatcaacaacaacaaaaatgttcaCGATGCATGTTTGAAAAAGGTCAATAATTAATATATTGATCTCCATCCTGttttcatgcacacacacacacacacacacacacaaccaaccacACTTGGGCAAAGATAGTCTGTTAGAATGTACATCAGTGTTTTAGGCTTACCGTTACCCTTTTGGACAGGTGTGTATGGCAGTTTACCTGTTGTTTTCCAGTCTTTAAGAGACCAAAAGCCAAAAGTTCACTTACTTGTTTAACCTATTCCTAATCTCCTGACCATTGCCAAACCACAGttgagagagaatcagagaggaaGATGTTTGTGGACAATGATAAGTTTAGGGACCAATATTGGTGACTGAATGTGTGGGTGTTTAGTGTTTGTATAAGAGAAAGGGACcctgtatataataataataataatacatacaaTTTACACTTAAGATCATGTGTTTATAAGTGAAATGGGAATCATATCTGGGGTTTAAATATACAATTAAGACTCAAATACATTCAACAGACAAATTACATATAGAAATGCGATATTCTGTATATTGGCAAAATTTGTCACattcacatatttagcagatgttattgcgggtggagagaaatgcttgtgtttctagctccaacagtgcagtagtatctaaccattcacaacaatacacacacaacctacaattgaaagaatggaattaaggaatatataaatattaggatgatcAATGTCAGAGTGGTATagactaaatacagtagaatagaatacagtatatacatatttaatttaacctttatttaactaggcaagtcagttaagaacaaattcttactttcagtgactgcctaggaacagtgggttaactgcctgttcaggggcagaacaagagatttgtaccttttcagctcagggatttgaacttgcaacctttcagttactagtccaacactaaccattaggctaccctgccgccccatatgagatgagtaaagctcAAATATGTACactgccgttcaaaagtttggggtcccaTAGAAATGTCAAttatttttttttgtccattacaataacatcaaattgatcagaaatacagtgtagacattgttaatgttgtaaatgactactgtagctggaaacggcttattttttaaatggaatatctacagttgaggtccgaagtttacatgcacttaggttggaatcactccacaaatttcttgttaacgaactatagttttggcaagtcggttaggacatctactttgtgcacgatacaagtaatttttccaacaattgtttacagacagattatttcacttaatcacaattccagtgtgtcagaagtttgactgtgcctttaaacagcttggaaaattccagaaaattatgtcatggcttttgaagcttctgataggccaattgacgtaatttgagtcaattggaggtgtaccgctggctgtatttcaaggcctacctacaaactcactgcctctttgctggacatcatgggaaaatctaaagaaatcagccaagacctcagaaaaaaaatgtcctctggtctgatgaaacaaaaatagaactgtttggtcataatgaccatcgttatattgggaggaaaaagggggatccTTCAAGCCCGAAGAACACTGTCCCAACCGGAAGCTcaggggtagcagcatcatgatgtgggggtgctttgctgcaggatggactggtgcccttcacaaaatagatggcatcatgaggaaggaacattatgtggatatattgaagcaacatctcaagacatcagtcaggaagttaaagcttggtcgcaaatgggtccaaatggacaatgaccccaagcatacttccaaagttgtggcaaaatggcttaaggacaacaaagtcaaggtattggagtggccatcacaaagccctgacctcaaccctatagaaaatgtgtgggcagaactgaaaaagtgtgtgcgagcaaggagtacaactgtataaacctgactccgttacaccagctctgtcaggaggaatgggccaaaattcacccaacttattgtgggaagcttgtggacggctacccgaaacgtttgacccaaattaaacaatttaaaggcaatgctaccaaatactaattcagtgtatgtaaacttctgacccactgggaatgtaatgaaataattaaaagctgaattaaatcattccctctactattattctgacatttcacattcttaaaataaaatggtgatcctaactgacctaaaacacagaatttttactaggattaaatgtcaggaattgtgaaaaactgagttgaaatgtgtttggctaaggtgtatgtaaacttccgacttcaactgtacatagacgTACAGTGGCccaatatcagcaaccatcactcctgtgttccaatggtacaCTGTGTtcactaatccaagtttatcatttaaaaggctaattgatcatgagAACCATTTTGCAATAATGTTAGCAccgctgaaaactgttgtgctgattttcAAGaagctggccttctttagactagttgagtatcgggagcatcagcatttgtgggttcgattacaggttcaaaatggccagaaacaaataactttcttctgaaagtcGTGAGtcttttcttgttctgagaaatgaaggctattccatgcgagaaattgccaagaaactgaagatctcgtacagcgctgtgtactactcccttcacaggacagggcaaactggctctaaccagaatggaaagaggagtgggaggcccctgtgcacaactgagcaagaggacaagtacattagagtgtttgGTTTGacaaacagatgcctcacaattcctcaactggcagcttcactaaatagtacccgtaaaacaccagacataacgtcaacagtgaagaggcgactccgggatgctggccttctaggcagagttgcaaagaaaaagccataactcagactggccaataaaaaaaaaagattaagaacacagacactgtacAGAGGAAGATTGGCAAAAAGTGTTATAGACAGACAAATCTACGTTTGAGGTGTTCGAATCACAAAGAACATTCTCGAGACGCAGAACAAATGAAAATgcgctggaggagtgcttgacaccatctgtcaagtatggtggaggcaatgtgatgatctgggggtgctttggtgacGGTAAAGGGGAGATATGTACAAGGTCAAatggatcttgaagaaggaaggctatttTGCAACTCCCTGTGGACGGTGCTtgattggagccaatttcctcctacaacaggacaatgacccaaagcacagctccaaactttgcaagaactatttaggtaagaagcagtcagctggtattctgtctataatgaagTGGCAAGCACAGCCactggatctcaaccctattgaactgttgtgggagcagcttgaccgtatggtacgtaagaagtgcccatcaagccaatccaacttgtgggagagGCTTCAGGacgcatggggtgaaatctctttagaattacctcaacaaattgacaactagaacgcgaaaggtctgcaaggctgtaattgctgcaaatggaggattctttgacaaaatccaagtttgaaggacacaattatttaAATTTAATTATTTATAACcatgtcaacgtcttgactatatttcctaatcattttgcaactcatttcatgtatgtttacatggaaaacaaggacatttctaagtgatcccaaacctttgaacggtagtgtaaacattattaaagtggccagcgatttcaagtctatgtacaatggggagaataagtatttgatacactgccgattttgcaggttttcctacttacaaagcatgtagaggtctgtattttttaatcataggtacacttcaactatgagagatggaatctaaaacaaaaatccagaaaatcacatttgtatgatttttaagtaattaatttgcattttattgcatgacataagtatttgatacatcagaaaagcagaacttaatatttggtacagaaacctttgtttgcaattacagagatcatacgtttcctgtagttcttgaccaggtttgcacacactgcagcagggattttggccc is part of the Oncorhynchus masou masou isolate Uvic2021 chromosome 33, UVic_Omas_1.1, whole genome shotgun sequence genome and harbors:
- the LOC135528463 gene encoding nuclear receptor subfamily 1 group D member 1-like yields the protein MDTPGGGVILYARSSGSPSPGSPSSGYQTQSPSSTLSQPSSPEEITFTELGPLGSLKGQRGGGCTPPSSSKLVFHFPEVYNMATSTSTHQHSYQHPIAGKRPSGFTGPFTKTGGMVLLCTVCGDIASGFHYGVHACEGCKGFFRRSIQQNINYKMCVKNENCLIMRMNRNRCQHCRFKKCLSVGMSRDAVRFGRIPKREKQRLLDEMQSYMNSLNESATMDIESSPVSEAPPSPAEVPSKEAISRAYQDISSSSQDRAAKSELNITNLPTTSLFKSNTSQETSYTNGSSHLGSDSTQGYQSCPAGLAPHCPDTNDNHHTFPSVDKSRYSCPTALSNHDHGQSNVGTTQRGSSANHNSFSMKEETQEPQTQTSCPWKLAAGTKVLACPLNACPVSAASRSGQQIWESFSQCFTPAVREVVEFAKGIPGFQELSQHDQVMLLKSGTFQVLMVRFCTMFNPEERTVTFLNGQTYPLSTLRALGMGALLDAIFDFSEKLGTLRLEPDEMALFMAVVLVSADLSGIIDMGAVEQLQEGLIRALHSLIHCRRPDESASIFPKLLLHLPDLRTLNNLHSDKLLAFRIDS